The proteins below come from a single Drosophila suzukii chromosome X, CBGP_Dsuzu_IsoJpt1.0, whole genome shotgun sequence genomic window:
- the LOC108015211 gene encoding ral GTPase-activating protein subunit beta isoform X14, with the protein MYSEWASLSAQISANSCGAQCFSVLNKFPASAGREVVVSVVKQLGTNLGITQNAEPSHLVKDEEVKWCMDVICFGLSLPLQEHETIKDCVNVYCEWLTALHPQPRISVPKPICEDANLYARQIINHFHNLFVPRQGESADTIKRQAVLCHRVLRTLQQTAQISQLMDRQTWDTLLLFLLAINEILLAPPTVKDDVGDQLCERVLSVLFEVWLLACVRSFPSPSMWKTLQESCAMWRHRVALVDQWNRVNLALTARLLEFSYGPAFPQLKNADEDGQLIPIGMSNDCVAQTWYRFLRMIGNPTALCSPHIISKSSHFVQWALTHEKGAETHQHPCLQQLPQIFLNAMKGISSQVDAFLGVYQPPPQQTEGVVTNLLEIRHSLNEATSSTLQQFIHSSSATNIANHGQQNQANHHHHHLHYPHLHLHGAGSFLRDNFMSNSASSALNAIMGHHGSHHQHHQQQQPQLQISASPTSSLSAAGSSAVGSTSAGGSHSAGVVGSISFGTAESASMGLTASATPTPPLQRRLAKSFSVAPTITQQKGLSKTSLIGLTGGGARNAISSSSGTTTSSTTSGAPASSTVAIGGSGGGAGTAAGPGIPGSTGTGAGGGSAPTPAPTTPTSTSGPPSASSSINSLPLTSMGAGVELAVARPKCNSILHVFHEWLFEAAHIGGDTWRQNRKKQACEASKRPSSMIMEHRKGSISLSQPNSLNDPQSLPPTLTIDKYESGRAEAIGTLCKIFCAKKTGEEILPVYLARFYMALQQCLKITESRECDETLASILLHSSDLFRLDLDGINVLLPGFIAALEIVLPDKDLKLKTQSMVFNRTELRRSAINILLSIMVLPLHYQTLPIRDLTSETSEKMFTFIQLKSRLMNILMNALQVETDAQNTHMLLGGLLLCVQDAVTFEETELGGGVNPTSISHNSSGLQHHEANLLSSACSERSASLVSAGTASLGGQTTTTMGAGSGSIRDTASAHDYPSLTISDDMSFEFGQELEGVTTYDNAHALFVRATYLVCHRLISSWKTDLNVSLAALELLSGLARLHIRETDALECKRAVKWICDYICYQCSRPPPAHSKDLHSTIVAAFQCTAAWLMQHPYLLQDKDCLQTVLEVVELGISGTKSQSKGTDIPKFKDEKELKPASMRVRDAAENLLTIILEQVGYFPSECGPESISSLLDELALMKHCNSMVPAAAASSEQAIAKFKYFVTENSTILALLEEPLGNDQDPQPTVTLLIRGPFGRHAWTMQLRHLPRSKSGIKYHAVNPGRPIPMNDVTQRPECEQKNFPDGVDKVQPCVADYSIPTIEQMREQYGTASIRELESMLENQSIHEKLAWAEADTSADSLSHAQECVPPAVCHEFHAARLFLSHFGFLGFETRNPHNPAEALGNPPQRPLIVLDTKSTAFAADLDRLDKLSARTHDTVYVFYVKSGQTSAQQIIGNMAEEQAANHDPHFASMLQTLGWPVQVSEHSGWTGFAHNSWSLKGTPEEQQQLKSTANELLNYNGSQRVLYWADVCSEIAFVVPTTWNLRYNSDTGDGGSISSTDQMIGPSNVWARGETAGDGAAGLAKSKSRNLSLELDTSRRDAKEPVPPTRRKGNVTKPTLLAQAPAKIFLVWLESYEDYLNFPLEDVLAYTRTGEELHTLQLPRAADCHVIFVHSLLSGLLRVKLQGPPGRMSFATPLVDGMVLSRRVVGNLVRQTALNISRRRRLDNDNYQPPHVRRRLKVQDIVQKYKMDLSEAELLGHLFQRAI; encoded by the exons ATGTACTCCGAGTGGGCCTCGCTGTCCGCCCAAATCTCGGCCAACAGCTGCGGCGCCCAGTGCTTCAGCGTCCTCAACAAATTCCCCGCCTCCGCCGGACGCGAGGTGGTCGTCTCCGTGGTCAAGCAGCTGGGCACCAACCTCGGGATCACCCAGAACGCAGAGCCCAGCCACCTGGTCAAGGACGAGGAG GTAAAATGGTGCATGGACGTGATTTGCTTTGGACTCTCCCTCCCGCTGCAGGAGCACGAGACGATCAAGGACTGCGTGAACGTGTACTGCGAGTGGCTGACGGCCCTGCATCCGCAGCCCAGGATCAGTGTGCCCAAGCCGATCTGCGAGGACGCCAATCTCTATGCCCGCCAGATCATCAACCACTTCCACAACCTGTTTGTGCCGCGTCAGGGCGAAA GTGCCGACACCATTAAGCGGCAGGCAGTGCTCTGCCATCGGGTGCTGCGAACCCTCCAGCAGACTGCCCAGATATCGCAGCTGATGGACCGACAGACCTGGGACACGCTGCTCCTCTTCCTGCTGGCCATCAACGAGATCCTGCTGGCCCCGCCCACCGTCAAGGACGACGTGGGTGACCAGCTGTGCGAGCGGGTGCTCTCCGTGCTCTTCGAGGTCTGGCTGCTGGCCTGCGTGCGCAGCTTCCCCTCGCCCTCGATGTGGAAGACCCTGCAGGAATCGTGCGCCATGTGGCGACACCGCGTGGCCCTCGTGGACCAGTGGAACCGGGTGAATCTGGCCCTGACCGCTCGCCTGCTGGAGTTCAGCTATGGCCCTGCGTTTCCTCAGCTCAAAAATG CCGACGAGGATGGCCAGCTGATACCAATTGGTATGTCAAACGACTGTGTGGCCCAAACCTGGTACCGCTTCCTGCGGATGATTGGCAATCCCACGGCCCTGTGCTCACCGCACATCATCAGCAAATCATCGCACTTTGTGCAGTGGGCCTTGACCCACGAAAAGGGCGCCGAGACGCATCAACATCCCTGCTTGCAACAGCTGCCGCAGATCTTCCTCAATGCCATGAAGGGCATATCCAGCCAGGTGGACGCGTTCCTGG GCGTGTATCAGCCGCCGCCGCAGCAAACGGAGGGTGTGGTCACGAATCTGCTGGAAATCCGGCACTCGCTCAACGAGGCCACCTCCAGCACCCTGCAGCAGTTCATCCACTCGAGCAGTGCCACGAATATAGCTAATCACGGCCAGCAGAATCAGGCGAACCATCACCATCATCACCTCCACTATCCGCATTTGCACTTGCATGGTGCCGGTAGCTTTCTGCGGGACAACTTCATGAGCAACTCGGCCAGTTCCGCTCTAAACGCTATCATGGGTCACCATGGCAGCCATCATCAGcatcaccagcagcagcagccgcagctCCAGATCAGCGCCTCGCCCACCAGCAGCCTGTCGGCGGCTGGAAGCTCCGCCGTGGGTAGCACGAGTGCCGGAGGCAGTCACTCCGCCGGAGTCGTGGGCAGCATCTCCTTCGGCACCGCCGAGTCGGCCAGCATGGGTCTCACCGCctctgccacgcccacgccaCCGCTGCAGCGACGCCTGGCCAAGAGCTTCAGCGTGGCCCCGACCATCACACAGCAGAAGG GCTTGAGCAAGACCTCGCTTATTGGCCTCACCGGCGGCGGAGCACGCAACGcgatcagcagcagcagcggcaccACCACCTCCAGCACCACCAGCGGTGCCCCCGCCTCCTCGACGGTCGCCATCGGTGGCTCTGGCGGCGGAGCGGGAACCGCCGCCGGCCCGGGAATCCCCGGCAGCACGGGAACGGGCGCGGGGGGCGGATCCGCTCCAACTCCGGCGCCCACAACACCCACGTCCACGTCGGGTCCGCCGTCGGCGAGCAGCAGCATCAACT CTCTGCCGCTGACTTCTATGGGAGCGGGCGTCGAGCTGGCCGTGGCCAGGCCCAAGTGCAACAGCATTCTCCACGTATTCCACGAGTGGCTCTTCGAGGCGGCGCACATCGGCGGCGACACTTGGCGGCAGAACCGCAAGA AGCAAGCATGCGAGGCCAGTAAGCGGCCGTCGTCGATGATCATGGAGCACCGCAAGGGATCGATTTCGCTGTCCCAGCCGAACTCCCTGAACGACCCGCAGTCGCTGCCGCCCACGCTGACCATCGACAAGTACGAGTCCGGCCGGGCGGAGGCCATTGGGACGTTGTGCAAGATCTTCTGCGCCAAGAAGACGGGCGAGGAGATCCTGCCCGTCTACCTGGCGCGCTTCTACATGGCGCTGCAGCAGTGCCTGAAGATCACTGAGTCGCGAGAGTGCGACGAGACGCTGGCCAGCATACTGCTTCACTCGAGCGACCTCTTCCGCCTGGACCTGGACGGGATCAATGTGCTGCTGCCGGGCTTCATTGCCGCCCTGGAGATCGTGCTGCCCGACAAGGACCTCAAGCTGAAGACCCAGTCGATGGTCTTTAATCGCACCGAGCTGCGCCGCTCGGCCATCAACATCCTGCTGTCCATCATGGTGCTGCCCCTGCACTACCAGACGCTTCCCATCCGGGATCTCACCAGCGAGACGAGCGAGAA AATGTTCACCTTCATTCAGCTGAAGTCGCGGCTCATGAACATCCTGATGAATGCCCTGCAGGTGGAGACGGATGCCCAAAACACGCACATGCTCCTGGGCGGCCTGCTGCTCTGCGTCCAGGATGCCGTCACCTTCGAGGAGACGGAACTGGGCGGCGGCGTTAATCCCACCAGTATCTCGCACAACTCCAGTGGTTTACAGCACCACGAGGCCAATCTGCTGAGTTCCG CGTGCTCGGAGCGTTCCGCCTCGCTGGTCAGCGCTGGCACGGCCAGCTTGGGCGGCCAGACGACGACCACCATGGGAGCGGGATCGGGCTCCATCCGCGACACCGCCTCCGCCCACGACTACCCCAGCCTGACCATTTCCGATGACATGTCATTCGAGTTCGGCCAGGAGCTGGAGGGGGTGACCACCTATG ACAATGCCCATGCCCTGTTTGTGCGCGCCACGTATTTGGTGTGTCATCGCCTGATCTCGTCGTGGAAGACGGATCTGAATGTTTCGCTGGCCGCCTTGGAGTTGCTATCTGGTTTGGCCAGGTTGCATATCCGGGAAACAG ACGCTCTAGAGTGCAAGCGGGCCGTGAAGTGGATCTGCGACTACATATGCTACCAGTGCTCCCGTCCGCCGCCGGCGCACAGCAAGGATCTGCACAGCACCATTGTGGCGGCCTTCCAGTGCACCGCCGCCTGGCTGATGCAGCATCCCTATCTGCTGCAGGACAAGGATTGCCTTCAAACGGTGCTCGAGGTGGTGGAGCTGGGCATTTCGGGGACGAAGAGCCAGAGCAAGGGCACCGACATACCCAAGTTCAAGGACGAAAAGGAGCTGAAGCCCGCCTCGATGAGGGTGCGAGATGCGGCCGAGAATCTGCTCACCATAATCCTGGAGCAGGTGGGCTACTTCCCCAGCGAGTGCGGCCCGGAGTCGATATCCTCGCTGCTGGACGAGCTGGCCCTCATGAAGCACTGCAACTCCATGGTGCCGGCGGCGGCGGCCAGCAGTGAGCAGGCCATTGCCAAGTTCAAGTACTTTGTCACCGAGAACTCCACCATACTGGCGCTGCTCGAGGAGCCGCTGGGTAATGACCAGGATCCGCAGCCCACAGTGACCT TGCTCATCCGTGGCCCCTTTGGCCGACATGCCTGGACCATGCAGTTGCGCCACCTGCCACGCAGCAAATCCGGCATTAAGTACCACGCCGTGAACCCCGGACGACCCATACCCATGAACGATGTGACCCAGCGGCCGGAGTGCGAGCAGAAGAACTTTCCAGACGGCGTGGACAAGGTGCAGCCCTGCGTGGCGGACTACTCCATACCCACCATCGAGCAAATGCGCGAGCAATACGGCACGGCGAGCATTCGGGAGCTGGAGTCGATGCTGGAGAACCAGAGCATCCACGAGAAACTGGCCTGGGCGGAGGCGGACACCAGCGCGGACAGTTTGTCGCACGCCCAGGAATGCGTGCCGCCGGCGGTGTGCCACGAGTTCCATGCGGCCCGTCTCTTCCTCTCGCACTTCGGATTCCTGGGATTCGAGACGCGGAATCCGCACAATCCGGCCGAGGCGCTGGGCAATCCGCCACAGCGACCGCTCATCGTGCTGGACACCAAGTCCACGGCCTTCGCCGCCGATCTGGATCGTCTGGACAAGCTGAGTGCGAGGACCCACGATACCGTCTATGTGTTCTACGTGAAG AGTGGTCAAACGAGTGCCCAGCAGATTATCGGCAACATGGCCGAGGAGCAGGCAGCCAACCACGATCCGCACTTTGCCAGCATGCTGCAGACACTGGGCTGGCCGGTCCAGGTGTCGGAGCACTCCGGCTGGACGGGCTTTGCGCACAACTCTTGGTCCCTCAAGGGAACGCcagaggagcagcagcagctgaaGTCCACTGCCAACGAACTACTGAACTACAATGGCTCGCAGCGGGTGCTCTACTGGGCGGATGTGTGCTCGGAAATCGCGTTCGTGGTGCCAACGACGTGGAATCTGCGCTACAATAGCGACACTGGCGATGGCGGGAGCATCTCGAGCACGGATCAAATGATTGGTCCCAGCAATGTGTGGGCACGCGGCGAGACAGCCGGCGATGGTGCGGCTGGGCTGGCCAAATCGAAGTCAAGGAATCTCAGCCTGGAGCTCGACACGAGCCGGCGGGACGCCAAGGAGCCAGTGCCGCCGACGCGGCGGAAGGGAAATGTGACGAAGCCCACACTGTTGGCCCAGGCGCCGGCCAAGATCTTTCTGGTGTGGCTCGAGAGCTACGAGGACTACCTGAACTTTCCCCTGGAGGATGTGCTGGCCTACACGCGCACCGGCGAGGAGCTGCACACGCTGCAGCTGCCCCGTGCGGCGGACTGTCACGTGATCTTCGTGCACTCGCTGCTCTCCGGCCTGCTGAGGGTGAAGCTGCAGGGTCCGCCGGGCAGGATGAGCTTCGCCACGCCCCTGGTCGATGGCATGGTGCTGAGCCGGCGGGTCGTCGGCAATCTGGTGCGCCAAACGGCACTGAACATATCACGTCGCCGGCGTCTGGACAATGACAA TTACCAACCGCCGCATGTGCGACGACGACTCAAGGTGCAGGACATTGTCCAGAAGTACAAAATGGATCTGAGCGAGGCCGAGCTGCTGGGCCACCTCTTCCAGCGTGCAATTTAG
- the LOC108015211 gene encoding ral GTPase-activating protein subunit beta isoform X9 produces the protein MYSEWASLSAQISANSCGAQCFSVLNKFPASAGREVVVSVVKQLGTNLGITQNAEPSHLVKDEEVKWCMDVICFGLSLPLQEHETIKDCVNVYCEWLTALHPQPRISVPKPICEDANLYARQIINHFHNLFVPRQGEILPFLYQTTLGADTIKRQAVLCHRVLRTLQQTAQISQLMDRQTWDTLLLFLLAINEILLAPPTVKDDVGDQLCERVLSVLFEVWLLACVRSFPSPSMWKTLQESCAMWRHRVALVDQWNRVNLALTARLLEFSYGPAFPQLKNADEDGQLIPIGMSNDCVAQTWYRFLRMIGNPTALCSPHIISKSSHFVQWALTHEKGAETHQHPCLQQLPQIFLNAMKGISSQVDAFLGLSKTSLIGLTGGGARNAISSSSGTTTSSTTSGAPASSTVAIGGSGGGAGTAAGPGIPGSTGTGAGGGSAPTPAPTTPTSTSGPPSASSSINSLPLTSMGAGVELAVARPKCNSILHVFHEWLFEAAHIGGDTWRQNRKKQACEASKRPSSMIMEHRKGSISLSQPNSLNDPQSLPPTLTIDKYESGRAEAIGTLCKIFCAKKTGEEILPVYLARFYMALQQCLKITESRECDETLASILLHSSDLFRLDLDGINVLLPGFIAALEIVLPDKDLKLKTQSMVFNRTELRRSAINILLSIMVLPLHYQTLPIRDLTSETSEKMFTFIQLKSRLMNILMNALQVETDAQNTHMLLGGLLLCVQDAVTFEETELGGGVNPTSISHNSSGLQHHEANLLSSACSERSASLVSAGTASLGGQTTTTMGAGSGSIRDTASAHDYPSLTISDDMSFEFGQELEGVTTYDNAHALFVRATYLVCHRLISSWKTDLNVSLAALELLSGLARLHIRETARKFTNDTLVKIYEASQNLTIISSDALECKRAVKWICDYICYQCSRPPPAHSKDLHSTIVAAFQCTAAWLMQHPYLLQDKDCLQTVLEVVELGISGTKSQSKGTDIPKFKDEKELKPASMRVRDAAENLLTIILEQVGYFPSECGPESISSLLDELALMKHCNSMVPAAAASSEQAIAKFKYFVTENSTILALLEEPLGNDQDPQPTVTLLIRGPFGRHAWTMQLRHLPRSKSGIKYHAVNPGRPIPMNDVTQRPECEQKNFPDGVDKVQPCVADYSIPTIEQMREQYGTASIRELESMLENQSIHEKLAWAEADTSADSLSHAQECVPPAVCHEFHAARLFLSHFGFLGFETRNPHNPAEALGNPPQRPLIVLDTKSTAFAADLDRLDKLSARTHDTVYVFYVKSGQTSAQQIIGNMAEEQAANHDPHFASMLQTLGWPVQVSEHSGWTGFAHNSWSLKGTPEEQQQLKSTANELLNYNGSQRVLYWADVCSEIAFVVPTTWNLRYNSDTGDGGSISSTDQMIGPSNVWARGETAGDGAAGLAKSKSRNLSLELDTSRRDAKEPVPPTRRKGNVTKPTLLAQAPAKIFLVWLESYEDYLNFPLEDVLAYTRTGEELHTLQLPRAADCHVIFVHSLLSGLLRVKLQGPPGRMSFATPLVDGMVLSRRVVGNLVRQTALNISRRRRLDNDNYQPPHVRRRLKVQDIVQKYKMDLSEAELLGHLFQRAI, from the exons ATGTACTCCGAGTGGGCCTCGCTGTCCGCCCAAATCTCGGCCAACAGCTGCGGCGCCCAGTGCTTCAGCGTCCTCAACAAATTCCCCGCCTCCGCCGGACGCGAGGTGGTCGTCTCCGTGGTCAAGCAGCTGGGCACCAACCTCGGGATCACCCAGAACGCAGAGCCCAGCCACCTGGTCAAGGACGAGGAG GTAAAATGGTGCATGGACGTGATTTGCTTTGGACTCTCCCTCCCGCTGCAGGAGCACGAGACGATCAAGGACTGCGTGAACGTGTACTGCGAGTGGCTGACGGCCCTGCATCCGCAGCCCAGGATCAGTGTGCCCAAGCCGATCTGCGAGGACGCCAATCTCTATGCCCGCCAGATCATCAACCACTTCCACAACCTGTTTGTGCCGCGTCAGGGCGAAA TCTTGCCATTTCTATACCAAACCACGCTTG GTGCCGACACCATTAAGCGGCAGGCAGTGCTCTGCCATCGGGTGCTGCGAACCCTCCAGCAGACTGCCCAGATATCGCAGCTGATGGACCGACAGACCTGGGACACGCTGCTCCTCTTCCTGCTGGCCATCAACGAGATCCTGCTGGCCCCGCCCACCGTCAAGGACGACGTGGGTGACCAGCTGTGCGAGCGGGTGCTCTCCGTGCTCTTCGAGGTCTGGCTGCTGGCCTGCGTGCGCAGCTTCCCCTCGCCCTCGATGTGGAAGACCCTGCAGGAATCGTGCGCCATGTGGCGACACCGCGTGGCCCTCGTGGACCAGTGGAACCGGGTGAATCTGGCCCTGACCGCTCGCCTGCTGGAGTTCAGCTATGGCCCTGCGTTTCCTCAGCTCAAAAATG CCGACGAGGATGGCCAGCTGATACCAATTGGTATGTCAAACGACTGTGTGGCCCAAACCTGGTACCGCTTCCTGCGGATGATTGGCAATCCCACGGCCCTGTGCTCACCGCACATCATCAGCAAATCATCGCACTTTGTGCAGTGGGCCTTGACCCACGAAAAGGGCGCCGAGACGCATCAACATCCCTGCTTGCAACAGCTGCCGCAGATCTTCCTCAATGCCATGAAGGGCATATCCAGCCAGGTGGACGCGTTCCTGG GCTTGAGCAAGACCTCGCTTATTGGCCTCACCGGCGGCGGAGCACGCAACGcgatcagcagcagcagcggcaccACCACCTCCAGCACCACCAGCGGTGCCCCCGCCTCCTCGACGGTCGCCATCGGTGGCTCTGGCGGCGGAGCGGGAACCGCCGCCGGCCCGGGAATCCCCGGCAGCACGGGAACGGGCGCGGGGGGCGGATCCGCTCCAACTCCGGCGCCCACAACACCCACGTCCACGTCGGGTCCGCCGTCGGCGAGCAGCAGCATCAACT CTCTGCCGCTGACTTCTATGGGAGCGGGCGTCGAGCTGGCCGTGGCCAGGCCCAAGTGCAACAGCATTCTCCACGTATTCCACGAGTGGCTCTTCGAGGCGGCGCACATCGGCGGCGACACTTGGCGGCAGAACCGCAAGA AGCAAGCATGCGAGGCCAGTAAGCGGCCGTCGTCGATGATCATGGAGCACCGCAAGGGATCGATTTCGCTGTCCCAGCCGAACTCCCTGAACGACCCGCAGTCGCTGCCGCCCACGCTGACCATCGACAAGTACGAGTCCGGCCGGGCGGAGGCCATTGGGACGTTGTGCAAGATCTTCTGCGCCAAGAAGACGGGCGAGGAGATCCTGCCCGTCTACCTGGCGCGCTTCTACATGGCGCTGCAGCAGTGCCTGAAGATCACTGAGTCGCGAGAGTGCGACGAGACGCTGGCCAGCATACTGCTTCACTCGAGCGACCTCTTCCGCCTGGACCTGGACGGGATCAATGTGCTGCTGCCGGGCTTCATTGCCGCCCTGGAGATCGTGCTGCCCGACAAGGACCTCAAGCTGAAGACCCAGTCGATGGTCTTTAATCGCACCGAGCTGCGCCGCTCGGCCATCAACATCCTGCTGTCCATCATGGTGCTGCCCCTGCACTACCAGACGCTTCCCATCCGGGATCTCACCAGCGAGACGAGCGAGAA AATGTTCACCTTCATTCAGCTGAAGTCGCGGCTCATGAACATCCTGATGAATGCCCTGCAGGTGGAGACGGATGCCCAAAACACGCACATGCTCCTGGGCGGCCTGCTGCTCTGCGTCCAGGATGCCGTCACCTTCGAGGAGACGGAACTGGGCGGCGGCGTTAATCCCACCAGTATCTCGCACAACTCCAGTGGTTTACAGCACCACGAGGCCAATCTGCTGAGTTCCG CGTGCTCGGAGCGTTCCGCCTCGCTGGTCAGCGCTGGCACGGCCAGCTTGGGCGGCCAGACGACGACCACCATGGGAGCGGGATCGGGCTCCATCCGCGACACCGCCTCCGCCCACGACTACCCCAGCCTGACCATTTCCGATGACATGTCATTCGAGTTCGGCCAGGAGCTGGAGGGGGTGACCACCTATG ACAATGCCCATGCCCTGTTTGTGCGCGCCACGTATTTGGTGTGTCATCGCCTGATCTCGTCGTGGAAGACGGATCTGAATGTTTCGCTGGCCGCCTTGGAGTTGCTATCTGGTTTGGCCAGGTTGCATATCCGGGAAACAG CCAGGAAATTTACAAATG ACACCTTAGTGAAAATATACGAAGCTAGTCAGAATCTAACGATAATCTCCTCAGACGCTCTAGAGTGCAAGCGGGCCGTGAAGTGGATCTGCGACTACATATGCTACCAGTGCTCCCGTCCGCCGCCGGCGCACAGCAAGGATCTGCACAGCACCATTGTGGCGGCCTTCCAGTGCACCGCCGCCTGGCTGATGCAGCATCCCTATCTGCTGCAGGACAAGGATTGCCTTCAAACGGTGCTCGAGGTGGTGGAGCTGGGCATTTCGGGGACGAAGAGCCAGAGCAAGGGCACCGACATACCCAAGTTCAAGGACGAAAAGGAGCTGAAGCCCGCCTCGATGAGGGTGCGAGATGCGGCCGAGAATCTGCTCACCATAATCCTGGAGCAGGTGGGCTACTTCCCCAGCGAGTGCGGCCCGGAGTCGATATCCTCGCTGCTGGACGAGCTGGCCCTCATGAAGCACTGCAACTCCATGGTGCCGGCGGCGGCGGCCAGCAGTGAGCAGGCCATTGCCAAGTTCAAGTACTTTGTCACCGAGAACTCCACCATACTGGCGCTGCTCGAGGAGCCGCTGGGTAATGACCAGGATCCGCAGCCCACAGTGACCT TGCTCATCCGTGGCCCCTTTGGCCGACATGCCTGGACCATGCAGTTGCGCCACCTGCCACGCAGCAAATCCGGCATTAAGTACCACGCCGTGAACCCCGGACGACCCATACCCATGAACGATGTGACCCAGCGGCCGGAGTGCGAGCAGAAGAACTTTCCAGACGGCGTGGACAAGGTGCAGCCCTGCGTGGCGGACTACTCCATACCCACCATCGAGCAAATGCGCGAGCAATACGGCACGGCGAGCATTCGGGAGCTGGAGTCGATGCTGGAGAACCAGAGCATCCACGAGAAACTGGCCTGGGCGGAGGCGGACACCAGCGCGGACAGTTTGTCGCACGCCCAGGAATGCGTGCCGCCGGCGGTGTGCCACGAGTTCCATGCGGCCCGTCTCTTCCTCTCGCACTTCGGATTCCTGGGATTCGAGACGCGGAATCCGCACAATCCGGCCGAGGCGCTGGGCAATCCGCCACAGCGACCGCTCATCGTGCTGGACACCAAGTCCACGGCCTTCGCCGCCGATCTGGATCGTCTGGACAAGCTGAGTGCGAGGACCCACGATACCGTCTATGTGTTCTACGTGAAG AGTGGTCAAACGAGTGCCCAGCAGATTATCGGCAACATGGCCGAGGAGCAGGCAGCCAACCACGATCCGCACTTTGCCAGCATGCTGCAGACACTGGGCTGGCCGGTCCAGGTGTCGGAGCACTCCGGCTGGACGGGCTTTGCGCACAACTCTTGGTCCCTCAAGGGAACGCcagaggagcagcagcagctgaaGTCCACTGCCAACGAACTACTGAACTACAATGGCTCGCAGCGGGTGCTCTACTGGGCGGATGTGTGCTCGGAAATCGCGTTCGTGGTGCCAACGACGTGGAATCTGCGCTACAATAGCGACACTGGCGATGGCGGGAGCATCTCGAGCACGGATCAAATGATTGGTCCCAGCAATGTGTGGGCACGCGGCGAGACAGCCGGCGATGGTGCGGCTGGGCTGGCCAAATCGAAGTCAAGGAATCTCAGCCTGGAGCTCGACACGAGCCGGCGGGACGCCAAGGAGCCAGTGCCGCCGACGCGGCGGAAGGGAAATGTGACGAAGCCCACACTGTTGGCCCAGGCGCCGGCCAAGATCTTTCTGGTGTGGCTCGAGAGCTACGAGGACTACCTGAACTTTCCCCTGGAGGATGTGCTGGCCTACACGCGCACCGGCGAGGAGCTGCACACGCTGCAGCTGCCCCGTGCGGCGGACTGTCACGTGATCTTCGTGCACTCGCTGCTCTCCGGCCTGCTGAGGGTGAAGCTGCAGGGTCCGCCGGGCAGGATGAGCTTCGCCACGCCCCTGGTCGATGGCATGGTGCTGAGCCGGCGGGTCGTCGGCAATCTGGTGCGCCAAACGGCACTGAACATATCACGTCGCCGGCGTCTGGACAATGACAA TTACCAACCGCCGCATGTGCGACGACGACTCAAGGTGCAGGACATTGTCCAGAAGTACAAAATGGATCTGAGCGAGGCCGAGCTGCTGGGCCACCTCTTCCAGCGTGCAATTTAG